The Ptychodera flava strain L36383 chromosome 3, AS_Pfla_20210202, whole genome shotgun sequence region GATGCATTTTGAACACGTTGCAATTTGTCAGTGAGGTATTTTGGGCAGCCAGAAAGAGGTAATAACTTCAGAAGTGCTAGTTGCAGACACTTACAATATAGTAACGCAGGAGTTCGCACTCGGAATATGATCAGGATCAAATGGTTTATAGGTAAGTTCCACATCGTCACTTGTCTTTACTGTTTCTCCATCAGATGATACTGTAGCGTCAACCCAGTATTCCAACGCACCACCTAGTATCTGTTCTATATACTGGTGTTTTTCTGCACTGTCGTCTACCACCAGTCGAAAACCAAACCGTTCGCACATCAGTTTTCCTTTGGAATGGCTTTCGAaaccaaaatatgtaaatcttgACAAAGCTGGGGACAACGGTGACACCATGTTAGATTTGTATTGCTCACATATGAAGGTTCATATTATAATAATTACCTGAATGACGGTGCATAACGTTCAGTATATGGCCTGATTTATAACATATATTAATTATGCAAAGGAACTAAGGCGATTTGAGTGATAGAGAGAAATTCCTTTCTATTATGACTTTTGAATATAAGGTACCTCTTTTAAGACATATTTCTAACACTACGAAATCTCCCAGCAGCAGCCTCACCCAATTATGTGTCTAACGTTTGATTATTACTTGCTCCACCACACTtcccgaagtgtgttgttattgttttacAGGAGATAAATATTCATTAGAGGCCTAAGCCGACCGGCTATTTGTTATTgctatttgttattgttattgcttattgggtataattttttgtgttgtgagttttagttttcttgtttgTTATGTAGTGTGATTGTGCATTTTGTTCTCCTGTGTGCAGGTCACAGTGGTGACTcctggccacttttttctgtgcattgtattgttctaGCTTTGTAGTCATGTTTtatgttgttctgctttgtataagtttgtatgttcatctgagggccctggggaagataagcatctttactgaagcttaccaggctaccctcgttgAACAAGgttcattaaaataaaataaaataaaaaattgctcgagttctactatttcttccTCCTCCTTTCTTTCTTCATCTTATGCCgtttctttgtcgacctagatcccTTAAACGGCTCCCAAAAACTTGTCAAACTTGCAGGGTTAATAGGTGTTAATTAGtgctcgtgcacctgacccttgaaattttcattggtcacgcaacctggcggccatatttgattttccaaaaacttTAAAATGGCTTCTCCTGATGGAATCTAGTCAGTTTGAATTTATTTATGAAGCAAGCTTAACCGACAGTCTTTAGATTTGCGAATAAAATCGCTTGTGGTCACCTGACCTTCGCcgtcatattggattttcgaaaaataccaatttaatatttaaaagttttcgccagaaccaatgcaccgattgaactgaaatgttACAAGTATCATCGTGAGTgcgatttctttcaagtttgcaaaaaaaaaacattttgatcggtcacgtggtttggccgccatattggattttgcgaaaatcccaatctttaaaaatcttcttatcCCGAACCAATGCATCGATTAATCTGacattttactcaaattttccCTACTGTCAGCACTTCAAAACCGTGAAAGGTATTCTGATCAGTCAAGTAGTTTGGCCGTTATATTGGATTGTCCGTAAAATATACGATTACCAGTGAAAcctacagtaactatgagatgatgttcaaaatccttctTTACAAGAACTAAAAGACTTTTcaagctcaaattttgcacataatattatcagtgcaagaacttgaaaccatgttatcgCTTTGGCCCCGCCAACGTTGCTTGCAGCTTTAactattattaattattattagtATTTGTAAAGTGCTTGAACTCAAACTTTTCTATCCACACCAAATAGACGTCATTCATAATGTTTGACATGGAAAAAAACCGTTTTTATTTGTACGAGAACTAGCAGTGGTGAATCTCTATGCTAGCACGTCGTCCTCATCGTGTTTGACGAGAGGCATACCCAAGGGTATATCAGGAGTCGCCGGCCCCACGCCGAACCGGCCTCGCTGTAGGAGTTGCCGGCCCCAGGCTTAAACAAGACCGCTGTGCAAAACTTGtgtaaaattgataataaatttcattcactctttattttaaaagtttatgtAAGGATCACTTCATTGAGGTTCACATTGACGAATCTCTCATCGTGCTGTACATGTGTGTATAAGCACGGAGCTATCTCCAAGGTATAAGCTTAAGTGGCCATGCAGACACGGTCCACATTGAGGGTCTCTGATGCAGAGAAAGCCTTCTGCTCTTCTACACGCTAAGCTCCGACCGTCTCTAAAGCCAAGATCACAGTTCTCGGCAATCGGTAGTTTTAAAGTCCGAtatatgtttcattaattcgtCACAAAGTAACAAAACAACGGAATTAAAcaaagaggttagtttgctgtttaGCCGGTTGCGTACGGGGCCGGGGTTGGTTGCAGGTCGTGATGTCTTATTCATACCGAAGCCATAGTACTCAGGTGGTGTCGCCACtgctctcgatcatgacagaaaaattgcaattttttaaaGCAGCCGGATTTTTAGTGCTACAGATATCGGAAGAGATGCAGCGAAGCCAGAAACAAAGCTCCACTCCATGCGCGGTGTACACAAATCCCTAAATCATTGCACGACCCGACAGACTTTGTAAACCAAAGCCGTGATTGGCTAATTCTTGTGACAcgttctcatgaataattaattaactcCACTCATACTTCCACGGTTTCCAAGCGTAATCTGCCGGATGTTTATTTTTGCGTAAGTCCGCAGAGCGCAAGCGGAAATCATGCTCTGGCTCGTGAGAACGGGATCTATTTTGAGTCCTGCTATGTTCAATGTATTTCTGAACAACGACCTGTGTATCACTCTGACGAAGGTGTCGTTACATAATTTGCTAATGACAACATGCTATCACTTTGCGTTGCTTATTCAAAGCCTTAGCACGAAGTGAGATTATTCCGccatatgtaaattagtaatgaATATGCATAAGGTCTAGATATACACATACACGCATATGCTAAACAGATTACTTTCCTTGGCCACGCCACTGGAGGACGTTGACTATGGAGGCTAGACGTTCCACTGTAGCTGCCACGTCGTCACCAAGTCTTTCTACCACTACTGCAAGCTTTGTAAAGGCTCATGGCTCGACAACACCAAGTGAACCTTCTACTGGTGGTCGGAACACCAATGCCGCTGCTCCTGTTGCTGCGACTTTGAATGCTGCAGCTCCACCACCTGTGCAAAAGACTGGCGACGCCAATATTGCAGGAACGGCAAATACAGGGGATGGCCACGTCGCTCAGGCTCAGGTACGGTTGTTCTGTTACTTTGTTTTTCAGAGGGATATAGTTAGGTATGGAGAAGGGAGTTGAGCGGAGTGCCAATTTTTGGCACCCGCTATATCGTGTACGTAATTTGAGAATGGTCGCGTTAGAGTGCCAGTTTGTGGGCACCTGACATTGGGGTTAGTCAGAGTGCTAAATTGGAGCACCGGACTTTTGGAAGCGGAAAGTCAGAGTGCTAAATGTGAGCACATGACGTTTGGAATGGGGAATATAGGATTGGAGTGTCGTCAGGGGGCACCCGATAAAATATGCGCTGGGAGCGCCAGAGTTGTGTATGAACACCCGACTTTTATAATGATAGGAGTAGAACGATTATGTACAGTGCTAAAACCAGTTTGATGTGCATAAAGTTGCATTATACTCGTACTTCTGTGCAATTTTATCAGCTCACTAAAAGGAGCTATAGTTTGGAGTGGTATGTTTGTCTTCTCTGttgctaaaaaaaaaaaacaaaaaaaaaaacaaaaaacaaaaattacgtTTGTGCCCTTTACGTTTAgcatttcccccccccccccaaatttactttcatgtgaactaaaactaaactaaacaCAGGAGAGAGAATTTATAGTGTGGCGTGGGGTATGTAttctttttttttagttttatttatGTACACTTTGGGCCAATACACTTCTATTTTgaacctttccttttctttcgtttgtgttttgtttttgttttttcaaagcagTTTTCCGCTGCTTATGTGTTTGTGAGGAAGGGCCATTGGAAGACGCCAGAATATGCAAGAGTCGGATGGCATAGTTGGCCACAATTGCTGTAAAAATTCGGGTGTACAATGTGACTGTAAAAGGTCGTGTCCATTGTGAACGTACAGCTCATAGATTCCCTGATTGCTTTCAGGTGTCTGAAAAATTGGAGATATTGCTTAAAAAGGTGGAAAAGATTGAAGAATCTGCCGGTGTGGCAAGTGTGGATGACGCCTTACAAAAGGTTATGGAAATGGCGCATTGTGCAGCTGTGGTATCCAGACCTCAGCTTATCAACGCTCTAAGAGTCCTGGTTGACAGAGCCACGATGGTTGGCCACCCCAAGTTACAGAGATATCGAGCTGTGTTATCACAATTTGAGGCAAATGATTTTGGTGTTGACGCAGGCCGCCTAATTATCTTACTCCTCGGGAATAAAGAGCAAGAGGAGATCGCGTCTAAagtttccaaatttctaaagaaCTCTGGCCATTCCACGCATTACGTGCCTTATTCGTTTGGCGGTTCGGCATCCGGACGCCGTtcaaaaagaattacaaatgctTTCATAGCGGAAAATTTGGACACTTTGCAAGGGATTGTAGAGATGCGAAGAATGTGAATGATaaatgagcaatttcaatttgtgATATGTACAACTTGAGCACTAGTTGTGCTGCAGTAATGGATATTAAATTATGTACAAGGTAATTCTCGTGTTGTGTCACTTTCTCTGTGGGGTTTCCTACCTCCCAACAGGGGGGCCCAAAATGGGCTCTTTGCTTTGCAACCTGCCATTTGCAGGTCCTGTCTGGGGGCGTCCCCTTTTACGCGAACTACTGTACCAACATTTCTGATTGTATTGAAGTCTACCCTCTCCCATTTCGGTTTGTGCCACCTGCATGGGAATTTGATTATGAAGCAAATTGGAATTCGTCCCAGCGTTTGAGTTACGGGTGGACGACACTAGGGGGCGCCCCTAGACAACTAGACATGGTTGAAGCATCTATGGTTGCAGTAGGGGAGACGTTTGCCTCACCGGATGACCTTTCATTTAGAAATCCAAATGACTTTATTGCTGGCGAACTTCACAAGCATACAGAGTATTGGACTGAATTGACTGAACACGTAACAGACAACTCTGATATCATTGAATGGATAAATAACGGTGTTAGCTTAAGAaagtattttaccaattttaacgGTGACTATAAGGGAAGAAAATATGATCATGACTTTCCTCCTGCTAGA contains the following coding sequences:
- the LOC139125150 gene encoding uncharacterized protein: MEARRSTVAATSSPSLSTTTASFVKAHGSTTPSEPSTGGRNTNAAAPVAATLNAAAPPPVQKTGDANIAGTANTGDGHVAQAQVSEKLEILLKKVEKIEESAGVASVDDALQKVMEMAHCAAVVSRPQLINALRVLVDRATMVGHPKLQRYRAVLSQFEANDFGVDAGRLIILLLGNKEQEEIASKVSKFLKNSGHSTHYVPYSFGGSASGRRSKRITNAFIAENLDTLQGIVEMRRM